The genomic window CGGTTGCCGCCGTGCGCGGCGGGGGCCAGCCCGACGATCGCCAGCGCGGCGTCGTGCGGGCCGAAGCCGGGGACCGGCCTGGCCCAGTACGTCCAGTCGAGGTACGCGCGCCGCCTGGCCCGGCCGACCTCCTCGCGCCAGGCGACCAGCCGCGGGCACGCCCGGCAGGTGGTCACCACCGCGTCCAGCGCGGGCACACCGTCCGCTCCTGCGGCGGCCGCGACGGGGAAGCCCGGATCGTCCGGGCCGACACCCGGTGTGCCGACTCCCAAGGCCTGGCCTCCCTCTGCCCCGCGGTGGCGTGCGCGAACGGCCGCGAGCACCTGCCGCCGGTAAAATGGAGGAACTCGGGGTGACCCGTCAGCGGAAGGTGCTGCCATGGCCCAGTCGATCACCTATCGCCGAGTCTACGAGGAGACCACACCGCAGGACGGCACGCGGGTGCTCGTGGACCGGGTCTGGCCGCGCGGCATGCGCAAGGCGGACGCGCACCTGGACGAGTGGCTGCGGGACATCGCCCCCTCGACCGACCTGCGGCGCTGGTACGGGCACGAGCCCGACCGCTTCCCCGAGTTCCGCCGCCGCTACCAGGCCGAACTGCGCGACGCCGGCCACCGTACGGCCGCGGAGCGCCTGCGCGGGCTCGCGGGCGACGGGCGGCTGACGCTGCTGACCGCCACCAAGGACGTGGACCGCAGCCAGGCCGCGGTCCTCGCCGAGTGGCTGGCCGGCCCGAAGAAGTAGCAGGCCCCGCAGCGTGCCGCCGCCGTCAGAGGGCCGGCCGCCGCGGGAACCGTACGACGAGCACCGCCACGTCGTCGTCGAAGACCTGGCCGTGGTTGGCGATGACCTCGTCGCACCACACGTCCAGCGGGGCCGTGGCCAGCGATCCCGCCTGCGCGGCCAGCGCACGCAGGCCCTCGTCGATGTCCTGGCCGCGCCGCTCGACCAGGCCGTCGGTGAACAGCAGCAGGGTGCTCCCCGGCGGCAGCGGGTACTCGTGGTCGGGCCGCGGCAGCCGGGTGTCGACACCGACCGGGATGCCGTGCCGTGGCGGGGCGAGGTAGCAGACGGCGCCGTCCACGGTGACCAGCAGCGGCGGCGGGTGCCCGGCGTTGGTCCAGTGGAAGGTGTACTCCCCCGCGCTGCGCTCCTCCAGCCGGCCGAGCACCAGGGTGGCCGCGGGCGGGTCGATGAGGGTCGCGACGACGTCGTCCAGCTTCGAGACGATCATGCCCGGCGGCCCGCCCCGGTCGTGGGCCAGAGCCCGCAGCATGTTGCGGAACTGCCCCATGACCGGGGCCACCCCGGGGTCGTGCCCGGTGACGTCGCCGACGACGACGCAGGCCACTCCGTCGGGCAGGATCTGGACGTCGTACCAGTCGCCGCCGAGATTGGGCAGCTCGGAGGCCGGCTGGTAGCGCGCCCGCACCTCGATCGGGGCAATGTCGGGCAGCGCGGGCAGCAGGCTGCGCTGGAACTGCTCGGTGGTGTACTTCAGCCGTTCGTAGAGCCGGGTGTTCTCGATGCTGACGCTGGCGGCGCTGGCCAGCGCCGCCAGCAGGGTCTGGTCGTCGTCGTTGAAGGGCGTCCCGTCGTTCTTGCCCGACAGGCACAGGTTGCCGTAGACCGTGCCGCGTACGGTCAGCGGGACGCCCAGCACGCTCCGGGTCGCCGGGTGCCCCGGCGGCTGGCCCGGGGCCCACTCCTTGGTGCCGACCGTGATGACGTCGACCACGTTGCCGCCCTCGCCGACCACCCCGAGCGAGCCGTGGCGGGCGTCCACCAGGTCGATGCCCGCCAGCACGATCTGGTGCAGCACGCTGCGCATGTCCATGTCCGCGCTCATGGCCACGACCGCGTCCAGCAGCCGGCGCTGCCTGCGCTGGCGCGTTTCCAGCCTGCGCAGCTGCTCCTCGAGGGAGGCCGCCGGCCCGTCCCGGCCCGGGGCGCCGGACCCGGTGTCCTCGGTCATGCCCGCACCTCCTCGCCGGTCCGCACCTTCCCGCCGGCCGCCGGTCACCAGGCGTAGATCCGCGCCATGATCTCCTGCCGGGCCGCGCCGTGCGGCCCGGGAAAGGCGATGACCAGCGGCAGGCCGTCGGGATCGCGGCCCTCGACCACCGTCACGCCGTCCGCGGTCTCCTTGGAGGAGATGTGGGCGGCGCGCTCCTTGAGCAGCCGCTCGCAGCGCTGGAGGTCGTCGGCGCTGTTCGCGGTCCAGATCACGTACTGCACGCCGATGGCGCCGAGCGGGTGCTCACTGCCGGAGCCCATGACGCGCAGATACAGCTGGGTGTCGGCCGAGCCGACCAGCAGCGCGGCCGTCGTGGTGCGGACCGCGACCCGCATCAGCAGCAGTTCCCGGTAGAACTCCATCGCCCGGTCGAGGTCGCGGACGAAGACCACCACCGAGGCCAGTCTCGGCCCGTGCCCGACCTCGGCCGCGTCGTTCTCGTCGCCGGGCCGGCCGCCGCCCTGCCCGTCGTGGCCGGCGCCGGCCGGCGGCTCACCGGCAGCGGGCGCCCCGGCCGCATCCGATCCCATCCAGAGCCCCTTGTCCGCTCGTCCACCGGCCGTCGACCGCCGATCCCGGCACCCGCCGGAAATCCTCGTCTTCACGCTACAGGCGACCCGAAGACGCCGCTCGGCATGACGCAGGTGCGTGGTACGTCCGGTCCCGGGCGGCCGTCCGCGCGGCTGCCGGGTTACCGTCGGTCGTGTACCGCAAGCGCGTGCCGTCCGGCCGCGCGCCCCGACGTGGAGCCGCTCATGACCACACCGCAGGACCTGCTGATCGTCGCCATGGACGTGGAGTCGAGCCGCCCGGTGGAGTCGGGCGACCTCTCGCTCGTCCTGGCCGGCGCCGAACTGGTCGATCTGCTCGACGCCGGCCTCGTCACGCTGGACGGCGAGCTCCTGGTGCCAGGGCCCGGGAGCACGCCGGACGACCGGCTGCTGGCCGAGGCCGCGGCGGCGCTGGTGCGGCAGCGGCCGTACGAGTCGGTCGAGGACTGGCTGTGGCGCAGGGGCCGCGCGCTGTCCGCGGCGTATGTGGACGTCATGGAGTCCGAGGGGCAGATCACCCGGCAGCACCGGCGGCTGCTCCCCGGCCGGCCGGGTCCCGCGACGCCCGCCGACACACCCGCCAGGCGGCGCGCCACCGAGCGCTGGACCTCGGGCGAACCGGTCCTCGCGCTCCTGGCGGGCGCGCTCGGCATCCGCCCCGGGTCGGGCGACGAGCCGCCGGCCGCCGAAGAGGAGGTGGCCGCCGGTGAGGCGGAAGCGCCCTCCGACGACCCGGCGGTGGCCGACGAGGCGGTCGTCGCCGTCCTGGCGACGGTCGGCGACGCGGTGATGGAGCTGGACGCCGTACGCCAGCGGCGGGACATCGAGCAGGCCGCCTTCGACAACATCTGGCGCGGTCCGGGCGGCTGACACCCGGCGGCGGGGTCCTCGGCGGCTCCGCGCGGCACTGCGGGAGCCGGGCCGCGGCGGCGGCCGTGCCTGCCGCGCGGGCGCCGGGGGCTGTCCTTGTGCCGGCCGGGACAGGACGATGGGGCCGGACATGTCACGAGGGGGCCGGGCGCCCCGTCGTACTCAGTGGCCCGCGCCCGCGGGCCGCGGAGACCGGAGGCAGCCGATGACGAGTACCCCTTCGCCGCTCGCGCGGTTCACCAGGCACAAGACGATCCTGCTCACCACGTACAAGCGGGACGGCACCCCGGTCGGCACGGCGGTGAGTATCGCCTTCGACGGGGACCGGCCCGTCTTCAGGACCTACAGCGCGGCCTGGAAGGTCAAGCGGTTGCGGAACAACCCGGACGTCGAGATCGCGCCGTGCACTGCGCGGGGGAAGCCCACCGGTGCTCCCGAGCAGGCGCGGGCCATTCTGCTCGGCGGCGCGGAGGCGGCCGCGGCGGCGAAGGCCCTCGCCCGCAAGTACCCGGTCCTGCACGGCTTCCTGGTGCCGTTCCTGCACCGCAGGAAGCACTGGCAGACGCTGCACTACGTGCTGACCGCACGCGGCGAGTAGTGCCGCACGCGGGGCCGGGCCGCCGTCAGTTCACCCGGCCCCGCCCGGGGCTCAGGCCTCGGCGCGGACCAGCAGCACCGAGACCGGCGCGGCCTTCGCCACGCCGCGGCTGACGCTGGTGTGCAGCAGCGCGGAGATCCCGTTGTAGTGGCCGGGGCCGACGGCGATCAGGTCGCTGCCCAGGGCCGCGGCCCGCTCGACCAGGATGCCGGCCAGGTCCTCGCGCAGCCCCTCGTCCACCTCGCCGTCCGCGGTGATCCCGGCGGCCCGCAGCGTGGCGAGCGCCTCGTCCACGACCTGCTTGCCCTCCGCGGGGTTCTCGGCGGTGTAGACGCCGCCGGAGATGCCGTCGGTGATGACCTGGGAGGGCCTGACGTGGATGACGTGGACGGCCGCGCCGGTCAGCCCGGCCAGCGACGCCACGGTGTCCAGCACCCCTGCGCCGTGGGACGAACCGTCGACGGCGGCCAGGATCTTCTTGTACATGCGATCAACTTCCTTGTCCGAAGGGGCCTCAGGGGTCCGCGGCCCGCCGTCATGGGACAGCCGCCGGGGGTGCTGATCAATTCCCGGATCCGGCGTGACGGGCACCACGCCCGCCGCGGCCGGATCGGGACCCTTCGCTACGAGGAGCCGCCGCGGGTCAGAGCATGAGCTCGATCGCCATCCCGAGCGCCCCGGCGGCGAAGATGCCGACGACGAACATGATGCCGATGATCGGTGCCGTGGCCCAGCCGCGGCTGAGCGGGAGGCGTTCGGGACCGTCGAGCGAGGAGATCCCCGATTCGGCCGGCGAGGTCTGCCCGGCCCCCTGCACCGTGTCCTCGGGGACGCTCAGCCCCTCGTCCGGCAGGTGCGGGTTCACGGACCGTGCGGGGTGGGTGACCGCCATGGTGGGCCTCCGATGGTTGCCCGGGAAAGTCTTTCCGCACCTCGGGTACCCATTCCGGACACGGCAATGCGCAGCCGGAACGTCCGCCGATCAGGGGGCC from Streptomyces sp. NBC_01198 includes these protein-coding regions:
- a CDS encoding DUF6480 family protein; the protein is MAVTHPARSVNPHLPDEGLSVPEDTVQGAGQTSPAESGISSLDGPERLPLSRGWATAPIIGIMFVVGIFAAGALGMAIELML
- a CDS encoding GOLPH3/VPS74 family protein, producing the protein MTTPQDLLIVAMDVESSRPVESGDLSLVLAGAELVDLLDAGLVTLDGELLVPGPGSTPDDRLLAEAAAALVRQRPYESVEDWLWRRGRALSAAYVDVMESEGQITRQHRRLLPGRPGPATPADTPARRRATERWTSGEPVLALLAGALGIRPGSGDEPPAAEEEVAAGEAEAPSDDPAVADEAVVAVLATVGDAVMELDAVRQRRDIEQAAFDNIWRGPGG
- a CDS encoding DUF488 domain-containing protein, producing MAQSITYRRVYEETTPQDGTRVLVDRVWPRGMRKADAHLDEWLRDIAPSTDLRRWYGHEPDRFPEFRRRYQAELRDAGHRTAAERLRGLAGDGRLTLLTATKDVDRSQAAVLAEWLAGPKK
- a CDS encoding SpoIIE family protein phosphatase, which codes for MTEDTGSGAPGRDGPAASLEEQLRRLETRQRRQRRLLDAVVAMSADMDMRSVLHQIVLAGIDLVDARHGSLGVVGEGGNVVDVITVGTKEWAPGQPPGHPATRSVLGVPLTVRGTVYGNLCLSGKNDGTPFNDDDQTLLAALASAASVSIENTRLYERLKYTTEQFQRSLLPALPDIAPIEVRARYQPASELPNLGGDWYDVQILPDGVACVVVGDVTGHDPGVAPVMGQFRNMLRALAHDRGGPPGMIVSKLDDVVATLIDPPAATLVLGRLEERSAGEYTFHWTNAGHPPPLLVTVDGAVCYLAPPRHGIPVGVDTRLPRPDHEYPLPPGSTLLLFTDGLVERRGQDIDEGLRALAAQAGSLATAPLDVWCDEVIANHGQVFDDDVAVLVVRFPRRPAL
- a CDS encoding universal stress protein, translated to MYKKILAAVDGSSHGAGVLDTVASLAGLTGAAVHVIHVRPSQVITDGISGGVYTAENPAEGKQVVDEALATLRAAGITADGEVDEGLREDLAGILVERAAALGSDLIAVGPGHYNGISALLHTSVSRGVAKAAPVSVLLVRAEA
- a CDS encoding VOC family protein translates to MGSDAAGAPAAGEPPAGAGHDGQGGGRPGDENDAAEVGHGPRLASVVVFVRDLDRAMEFYRELLLMRVAVRTTTAALLVGSADTQLYLRVMGSGSEHPLGAIGVQYVIWTANSADDLQRCERLLKERAAHISSKETADGVTVVEGRDPDGLPLVIAFPGPHGAARQEIMARIYAW
- a CDS encoding PPOX class F420-dependent oxidoreductase, whose product is MTSTPSPLARFTRHKTILLTTYKRDGTPVGTAVSIAFDGDRPVFRTYSAAWKVKRLRNNPDVEIAPCTARGKPTGAPEQARAILLGGAEAAAAAKALARKYPVLHGFLVPFLHRRKHWQTLHYVLTARGE